A region of Arabidopsis thaliana chromosome 5, partial sequence DNA encodes the following proteins:
- a CDS encoding D111/G-patch domain-containing protein (D111/G-patch domain-containing protein; FUNCTIONS IN: nucleic acid binding; INVOLVED IN: biological_process unknown; LOCATED IN: intracellular, chloroplast; EXPRESSED IN: 24 plant structures; EXPRESSED DURING: 15 growth stages; CONTAINS InterPro DOMAIN/s: D111/G-patch (InterPro:IPR000467); BEST Arabidopsis thaliana protein match is: D111/G-patch domain-containing protein (TAIR:AT3G52350.1); Has 30201 Blast hits to 17322 proteins in 780 species: Archae - 12; Bacteria - 1396; Metazoa - 17338; Fungi - 3422; Plants - 5037; Viruses - 0; Other Eukaryotes - 2996 (source: NCBI BLink).), translating to MGDSSVSTSSWAVIESANRFQVSSVMGESSGSSSSLAAINSSNIGFQLLKKHGWKEGTGLGIAEQGILVPLQAEPKHNKRGVGAKQPAKRKVAQPQAKDEEVSKQSKKLSKKMRKMMEHEKHLQEKEFERAFFREFWPDNV from the exons ATGGGAGATTCCTCGGTTTCGACAAGTTCATGGGCTGTCATTGAATCTGCTAATAGGTTTCAG GTGTCGAGCGTTATGGGTGAGTCCTCTGGATCAAGCAGTTCATTGGCTGCTATAAATTCGTCCAACATTGGGTTTCAGCTCCTAAAGAAGCATGGCTGGAAGGAAGGCACTGGTCTTGGAATCGCTGAACAGGGTATATTGGTGCCTCTACAAGCAGAGCCAAAACATAACAAACGAGGAGTGGGAGCTAAACAACCAGCTAAGAGAAAAGTGGCTCAGCCTCAGGCTAAG GATGAAGAAGTCTCAAAGCAGAGTAAGAAACTTTCGAAGAAAATGCGGAAGATGATGGAGCACGAAAAACATTTACAGGAAAAAGAATTTGAACGAGCCTTCTTTAGGGAGTTCTGGCCCGATAATGTATAA
- a CDS encoding ribosomal RNA small subunit methyltransferase J (unknown protein; FUNCTIONS IN: molecular_function unknown; INVOLVED IN: biological_process unknown; LOCATED IN: chloroplast thylakoid membrane, chloroplast, chloroplast envelope; EXPRESSED IN: 24 plant structures; EXPRESSED DURING: 13 growth stages; Has 30201 Blast hits to 17322 proteins in 780 species: Archae - 12; Bacteria - 1396; Metazoa - 17338; Fungi - 3422; Plants - 5037; Viruses - 0; Other Eukaryotes - 2996 (source: NCBI BLink).) gives MTSLLLPSSQFLQTRTQNNGQPFLLPLTPLFAPLPSLRQLRPKHISISAAAPKKKSETVTAPTPAAKKNSSVEEETEEEVEEDMPWIQEKALDLVEFTGSVSQAIPGPRVGSSKLPWMLAVPLAYAGVTFVTAFVKTVQKFSSPKAQRKKLVNQNAMLCRSIDELLRKAGTVHSSELKALEQKTEFNMEEILRKYIRYALNEKPFNPDLVADLIHLRKASGLNDSQIPEILNEISRRIVKEKGPVVMKMQGFTEKGFKRKLAVQALFGKIYYLSELPDFCSKDNSLIVKEIFGVTDEDAEKLRIHALAEAGDIEALEKMVEFEKTAESSSDKEEDSNEEDDSNTTS, from the exons ATGACgtctcttctccttccttcATCTCAATTTCTCCAGACTCGAACCCAAAACAATGGCCAACCATTCCTTCTCCCTCTAACACCACTGTTCGCACCACTACCTTCTCTCCGTCAGTTGAGACCGAAACACATCTCTATTTCCGCCGCAGCGCCGAAGAAAAAATCGGAGACTGTCACGGCGCCGACACCGGCAGCGAAGAAGAATTCGAGCGTGGAGGAGGAAACAGAAGAGGAAGTAGAGGAAGATATGCCGTGGATTCAAGAGAAGGCGTTAGACCTAGTCGAGTTCACTGGATCGGTGAGTCAGGCGATTCCTGGTCCTCGAGTTGGAAGTAGCAAATTGCCGTGGATGCTCGCCGTTCCGTTAGCTTACGCCGGCGTCACTTTCGTCACTGCTTTCGTCAAAACCGTTCAGAAGTTCTCTTCTCCTAAAGCTCAGCGCAAGAAACTG GTGAATCAGAATGCTATGCTTTGCAGATCTATAGATGAGCTATTAAGGAAAGCTGGAACAGTGCATAGCTCTGAGCTTAAGGCACTTGAACAAAAg ACAGAGTTTAACATGGAGGAGATATTGCGGAAATACATTCGTTATGCGTTGAATGAGAAACCGTTTAATCCCGACCTTGTTGCTGATCTCATTCATCTAAGAAAAGCTTCTGGTTTGAATGATTCTCAGATTCCTGAGATTTTAAATGAGATCTCTCGTCGTATTGTCAAGGAAAAAG GTCCGGTAGTGATGAAAATGCAAGGCTTTACCGAAAAAGGATTCAAGAGAAAACTCGCCGTGCAAGCGCTTTTTGGAAAGATTTACTATCTTTCTGAG CTTCCTGACTTCTGCTCAAAAGACAACTCCTTAATCGTCAAGGAAATATTCGGCGTTACAGA TGAAGACGCAGAGAAGCTGCGGATACACGCTCTTGCTGAAGCTGGAGACATAGAGGCACTTGAGAAAATGGTGGAATTTGAGAAAACTGCGGAGTCTTCTTcggataaagaagaagattcaaatgaagaagatgactcTAACACCACTTCCTAA
- the ILP1 gene encoding GC-rich sequence DNA-binding factor-like protein (increased level of polyploidy1-1D (ILP1); CONTAINS InterPro DOMAIN/s: GC-rich sequence DNA-binding factor-like (InterPro:IPR012890); BEST Arabidopsis thaliana protein match is: GC-rich sequence DNA-binding factor-like protein (TAIR:AT5G09210.1); Has 786 Blast hits to 745 proteins in 186 species: Archae - 2; Bacteria - 46; Metazoa - 439; Fungi - 95; Plants - 69; Viruses - 1; Other Eukaryotes - 134 (source: NCBI BLink).), whose amino-acid sequence MGSNRPKNFRRRGDDGGDEIDGKVATPSSKPTSTLSSSKPKTLSASAPKKKLLSFADDEEEEEDGAPRVTIKPKNGRDRVKSSSRLGVSGSSHRHSSTKERRPASSNVLPQAGSYSKEALLELQKNTRTLPYSRSSANAEPKVVLKGLIKPPQDHEQQSLKDVVKQVSDLDFDEEGEEEQHEDAFADQAAIIRAKKERMRQSRSAPAPDYISLDGGIVNHSAVEGVSDEDADFQGIFVGPRPQKDDKKGVFDFGDENPTAKETTTSSIYEDEDEEDKLWEEEQFKKGIGKRMDEGSHRTVTSNGIGVPLHSKQQTLPQQQPQMYAYHAGTPMPNVSVAPTIGPATSVDTLPMSQQAELAKKALKDNVKKLKESHAKTLSSLTKTDENLTASLMSITALESSLSAAGDKYVFMQKLRDFISVICDFMQNKGSLIEEIEDQMKELNEKHALSILERRIADNNDEMIELGAAVKAAMTVLNKHGSSSSVIAAATGAALAASTSIRQQMNQPVKLDEFGRDENLQKRREVEQRAAARQKRRARFENKRASAMEVDGPSLKIEGESSTDESDTETSAYKETRDSLLQCADKVFSDASEEYSQLSKVKARFERWKRDYSSTYRDAYMSLTVPSIFSPYVRLELLKWDPLHQDVDFFDMKWHGLLFDYGKPEDGDDFAPDDTDANLVPELVEKVAIPILHHQIVRCWDILSTRETRNAVAATSLVTNYVSASSEALAELFAAIRARLVEAIAAISVPTWDPLVLKAVPNTPQVAAYRFGTSVRLMRNICMWKDILALPVLENLALSDLLFGKVLPHVRSIASNIHDAVTRTERIVASLSGVWTGPSVTRTHSRPLQPLVDCTLTLRRILEKRLGSGLDDAETTGLARRLKRILVELHEHDHAREIVRTFNLKEAV is encoded by the exons atgggAAGTAACCGTCCTAAGAATTTCCGGCGGCGAGGGGACGACGGCGGCGATGAAATTGACGGTAAAGTTGCTACCCCCTCGTCAAAACCGACTTCGACTCTTTCCTCCTCGAAACCTAAAACACTCTCAGCCTCGGCCCCGAAGAAGAAACTCCTAAGTTTCGCCGACgacgaggaggaggaagaagatggagctCCCCGTGTGACGATAAAGCCTAAGAACGGCAGAGACCGTGTCAAATCCTCTTCCCGTCTCGGCGTTTCGGGATCTTCTCACAGACACTCTTCAACCAAGGAACGTCGTCCCGCTTCTTCTAACGTGCTTCCTCAGGCCGGCTCTTATTCGAAAGAGGCGCTGCTCGAGCTCCAGAAGAACACACGGACGCTTCCTTATTCTCGCTCTAGTGCCAATGCCGAGCCGAAGGTAGTGCTTAAGGGTTTAATCAAACCTCCGCAGGATCATGAGCAGCAGAGTCTGAAGGATGTAGTTAAACAGGTTTCGGATTTGGACTTCGATGAGGAAGGGGAAGAAGAGCAGCATGAAGATGCGTTTGCTGATCAGGCAGCGATTATTAGAGCCAAGAAAGAGAGGATGAGGCAGTCACGTTCAGCACCGGCGCCTGATTACATATCACTAGATGGTGGTATCGTAAATCATTCTGCTGTTGAAGGAGTCAGCGACGAGGATGCGGATTTTCAGGGAATTTTCGTCGGTCCGAGACCTCAGAAAGATGATAAGAAAGGTGTGTTTGATTTCGGTGATGAAAATCCTACTGCTAAAGAAACCACGACAAGTAGTATTtatgaggatgaggatgaagaagataagttGTGGGAGGAGGAGCAATTTAAGAAGGGTATTGGTAAAAGAATGGACGAAGGGTCGCATAGGACTGTAACTAGTAATGGGATTGGCGTGCCTTTGCATTCTAAACAGCAGACACTGCCACAACAGCAACCGCAGATGTATGCTTATCATGCCGGGACACCAATGCCGAATGTTTCTGTCGCTCCTACCATTGGCCCAGCTACTAGTGTTGATACATTACCAATGTCACAACAAGCCGAGCTTGCCAAGAAGGCATTGAAAGACAATGTTAAGAAGCTTAAG GAATCTCATGCAAAAACGTTATCCTCCCTTACCAAGACAGATGAGAATCTGACTGCGTCGTTGATGAGTATCACAGCTCTTGAAAGTTCGCTATCTGCAGCTGGAGATAAGTATGTGTTCATGCAAAAACTCAGAGACTTCATTTCTGTTATCTGTGACTTCATGCAG aatAAGGGTTCATtaattgaagaaattgaagatcaAATGAAGGAACTTAACGAAAAACATGCTTTATCTATTCTAGAAAGGAGAATTGCAGATAACAATGATGAAATGATAGAGTTGGGGGCCGCAGTGAAAGCAGCAATGACAGTTCTAAACAAACATGGAAGCAGTAGTTCAGTGATTGCTGCTGCCACAGGTGCTGCGTTGGCTGCCTCTACTTCTATAAGGCAGCAGATGAATCAACCAGTTAAGCTTGATGAATTTGGCAGAGACGAAAATCTGCAGAAGCGCAGGGAAGTGGAACAGAGGGCTGCAGCCCGGCAGAAAAGGCGAGCTCGATTTGAAAATAAGCGTGCATCAGCTATGGAGGTTGATGGACCTTCTCTGAAAATAGAAGGAGAATCAAGCACTGATGAGAGTGACACTGAGACTTCAGCTTATAAGGAGACAAGAGATAGCTTACTTCAGTGTGCTGATAAGGTCTTTAGTGATGCATCTGAGGAGTACTCCCAGCTTTCAAAGGTGAAGGCGAGATTTGAGAGGTGGAAGCGAGACTATTCATCAACTTATCGTGATGCTTACATGTCTTTGACCGTTCCTTCCATCTTTTCACCTTATGTAAGACTGGAGCTTTTGAAATGGGATCCTCTTCATCAAGATGTGGATTTCTTTGACATGAAATG GCATGGGTTGCTTTTTGATTACGGGAAGCCAGAAGATGGGGATGATTTTGCACCAGATGATACTGATGCCAACCTTGTCCCTGAGCTAGTAGAAAAGGTTGCAATTCCAATTTTGCACCATCAGATAGTTCGTTGCTGGGATATACTTAGCACCCGGGAGACAAGAAATGCTGTTGCTGCTACAAGCTTGGTGACAAATTATGTTTCTGCTTCGAGTGAGGCCTTAGCAGAACTATTTGCTGCTATTCGTGCTCGCCTTGTTGAAGCCATTGCAGCTATTAGT GTTCCGACATGGGATCCTCTGGTATTGAAGGCTGTACCTAATACTCCACAAGTTGCCGCATATAGGTTTGGGACATCAGTCCGTCTTATgagaaatatatgtatgtggAAAGACATCCTGGCGCTTCCAGTGTTGGAGAACTTGGCTCTTAGTGACCTTTTGTTTGGAAAAGTTCTACCCCATGTCAGAAGCATTGCATCAAATATCCATGATGCTGTGACAAGAACTGAAAGAATCGTTGCTTCTTTGTCTGGAGTGTGGACAGGACCAAGCGTCACACGAACCCACAG TCGTCCGCTGCAACCTCTTGTGGATTGTACTCTGACACTTAGAAGAATTCTCGAGAAAAGGCTTGGCTCAGGACTGGACGATGCGGAAACCACTGGTCTCGCCCGCAGATTAAAGAGAATACTAGTCGAGCTCCATGAACATGACCACGCCAGGGAAATTGTCAGAACATTCAATCTTAAGGAGGCAGTTTGA
- a CDS encoding D111/G-patch domain-containing protein (D111/G-patch domain-containing protein; FUNCTIONS IN: nucleic acid binding; INVOLVED IN: biological_process unknown; LOCATED IN: intracellular; EXPRESSED IN: 24 plant structures; EXPRESSED DURING: 15 growth stages; CONTAINS InterPro DOMAIN/s: D111/G-patch (InterPro:IPR000467); BEST Arabidopsis thaliana protein match is: D111/G-patch domain-containing protein (TAIR:AT3G52350.1); Has 916 Blast hits to 916 proteins in 166 species: Archae - 0; Bacteria - 0; Metazoa - 577; Fungi - 99; Plants - 184; Viruses - 0; Other Eukaryotes - 56 (source: NCBI BLink).), which produces MGESSGSSSSLAAINSSNIGFQLLKKHGWKEGTGLGIAEQGILVPLQAEPKHNKRGVGAKQPAKRKVAQPQAKDEEVSKQSKKLSKKMRKMMEHEKHLQEKEFERAFFREFWPDNV; this is translated from the exons ATGGGTGAGTCCTCTGGATCAAGCAGTTCATTGGCTGCTATAAATTCGTCCAACATTGGGTTTCAGCTCCTAAAGAAGCATGGCTGGAAGGAAGGCACTGGTCTTGGAATCGCTGAACAGGGTATATTGGTGCCTCTACAAGCAGAGCCAAAACATAACAAACGAGGAGTGGGAGCTAAACAACCAGCTAAGAGAAAAGTGGCTCAGCCTCAGGCTAAG GATGAAGAAGTCTCAAAGCAGAGTAAGAAACTTTCGAAGAAAATGCGGAAGATGATGGAGCACGAAAAACATTTACAGGAAAAAGAATTTGAACGAGCCTTCTTTAGGGAGTTCTGGCCCGATAATGTATAA
- the CI51 gene encoding 51 kDa subunit of complex I (51 kDa subunit of complex I (CI51); FUNCTIONS IN: 4 iron, 4 sulfur cluster binding, NAD or NADH binding, FMN binding, NADH dehydrogenase (ubiquinone) activity, oxidoreductase activity, acting on NADH or NADPH; INVOLVED IN: oxidation reduction, mitochondrial electron transport, NADH to ubiquinone; LOCATED IN: mitochondrion, mitochondrial respiratory chain complex I, respiratory chain complex I; EXPRESSED IN: 24 plant structures; EXPRESSED DURING: 15 growth stages; CONTAINS InterPro DOMAIN/s: NADH:ubiquinone oxidoreductase, 51kDa subunit, conserved site (InterPro:IPR001949), NADH:ubiquinone oxidoreductase, 51kDa subunit (InterPro:IPR011538), NADH ubiquinone oxidoreductase, F subunit (InterPro:IPR011537), Soluble ligand binding domain (InterPro:IPR019554), NADH ubiquinone oxidoreductase, F subunit, iron sulphur binding (InterPro:IPR019575); Has 8894 Blast hits to 8884 proteins in 1703 species: Archae - 49; Bacteria - 4484; Metazoa - 213; Fungi - 125; Plants - 97; Viruses - 0; Other Eukaryotes - 3926 (source: NCBI BLink).), which produces MAPVRGILGLQRAVSIWKESNRLTPALRSFSTQAASTSTTPQPPPPPPPPEKTHFGGLKDEDRIFTNLYGLHDPFLKGAMKRGDWHRTKDLVLKGTDWIVNEMKKSGLRGRGGAGFPSGLKWSFMPKVSDGRPSYLVVNADESEPGTCKDREIMRHDPHKLLEGCLIAGVGMRASAAYIYIRGEYVNERLNLEKARREAYAAGLLGKNACGSGYDFEVYIHFGAGAYICGEETALLESLEGKQGKPRLKPPFPANAGLYGCPTTVTNVETVAVSPTILRRGPEWFSSFGRKNNAGTKLFCISGHVNKPCTVEEEMSIPLKELIERHCGGVRGGWDNLLAIIPGGSSVPLIPKNICEDVLMDFDALKAVQSGLGTAAVIVMDKSTDVVDAIARLSYFYKHESCGQCTPCREGTGWLWMIMERMKVGNAKLEEIDMLQEVTKQIEGHTICALGDAAAWPVQGLIRHFRPELERRIRERAERELLQAAA; this is translated from the exons ATG GCACCCGTGAGGGGGATTCTTGGCTTGCAAAGGGCAGTGTCCATTTGGAAGGAAAGTAACAGACTGACTCCAGCTTTGAGATCATTCAGCACTCAAGCTGCATCCACTTCCACCACTCCACAgcctcctccacctcctccgccTCCGGAAAAGACTCATTTCGGTGGTCTCAAGGATGAAGATCGGATTTTTACTAATCTCTATGGTCTGCATGACCCATTTCTCAAAGGCGCGATGAAGAGAGGTGATTGGCATAGGACCAAAGATTTGGTGCTCAAGGGTACTGATTGGATTGTCaatgaaatgaagaaatcTGGACTTCGTGGACGTGGTGGTGCTGGTTTCCCTTCTGGTCTTAAGTGGTCCTTTATGCCTAAAGTTTCTGATGGCCGTCCCTCCTATTTGGTTGTCAATGCTGATGAGAGTGAGCCTGGAACTTGTAAAGATAGGGAGATCATGCGTCATGACCCTCACAAATTGTTGGAAGGGTGTTTGATTGCTGGTGTTGGAATGAGAGCTAGTGCTGCGTATATTTACATCAGGGGTGAATATGTGAATGAGCGTTTGAATCTAGAGAAGGCTAGAAGAGAAGCGTATGCAGCTGGTCTCTTGGGGAAGAATGCATGTGGTTCTGGttatgattttgaagtttatatCCACTTTGGTGCTGGTGCGTACATTTGTGGTGAAGAGACTGCGCTTCTTGAAAGCCTTGAAGGGAAGCAAGGAAAACCTAGGTTGAAGCCTCCGTTCCCTGCTAATGCTGGTTTATATGGTTGTCCCACAACTGTTACCAATGTGGAAACAGTGGCTGTTTCGCCTACCATTTTAAGGCGTGGACCTGAGTGGTTTTCTAGTTTCGGTAGGAAGAATAACGCTGGGACAAAGCTCTTTTGTATATCAGGCCATGTAAACAAGCCATGCACGGTGGAAGAGGAGATGAGTATACCTCTCAAGGAACTGATTGAGAGGCATTGTGGAGGTGTTAGGGGTGGATGGGACAATCTACTTGCTATCATCCCTGGTGGTTCATCTGTTCCTCTGATCCCTAAGAACATTTGCGAGGATGTGCTGATGGATTTCGATGCGCTCAAGGCTGTCCAATCAGGGTTAGGAACTGCAGCAGTCATTGTGATGGATAAATCAACCGATGTTGTGGATGCAATTGCAAGGCTCTCTTACTTCTACAAGCATGAAAGCTGTGGGCAGTGCACTCCTTGCAGAGAGGGAACAGGTTGGCTTTGGATGATCATGGAGAGAATGAAAGTTGGCAATGCAAAGCTGGAAGAGATTGATATGCTGCAGGAGGTAACCAAACAGATCGAAGGACACACAATCTGTGCATTGGGTGATGCAGCTGCATGGCCTGTGCAAGGTCTGATAAGACACTTTAGGCCAGAGCTCGAGAGAAGGATCAGGGAACGCGCTGAAAGGGAGTTGCTACAGGCTGCTGCTTAA
- a CDS encoding Duplicated homeodomain-like superfamily protein (Duplicated homeodomain-like superfamily protein; CONTAINS InterPro DOMAIN/s: Molecular chaperone, heat shock protein, Hsp40, DnaJ (InterPro:IPR015609), SANT, eukarya (InterPro:IPR017884), Myb-like DNA-binding domain, SHAQKYF class (InterPro:IPR006447), SANT, DNA-binding (InterPro:IPR001005), Myb, DNA-binding (InterPro:IPR014778), Homeodomain-like (InterPro:IPR009057), HTH transcriptional regulator, Myb-type, DNA-binding (InterPro:IPR017930); BEST Arabidopsis thaliana protein match is: Homeodomain-like transcriptional regulator (TAIR:AT5G23650.1); Has 2184 Blast hits to 2148 proteins in 187 species: Archae - 0; Bacteria - 10; Metazoa - 113; Fungi - 60; Plants - 1413; Viruses - 0; Other Eukaryotes - 588 (source: NCBI BLink).) — MTVEEVSDGSVWSREDDIAFERALANNTDESEERWEKIAADVPGKSVEQIKEHYELLVEDVTRIESGCVPLPAYGSPEGSNGHAGDEGASSKKGGNSHAGESNQAGKSKSDQERRKGIAWTEDEHRLFLLGLDKYGKGDWRSISRNFVVTRTPTQVASHAQKYFIRLNSMNKDRRRSSIHDITSVGNADVSTPQGPITGQNNSNNNNNNNNNNSSPAVAGGGNKSAKQAVSQAPPGPPMYGTPAIGQPAVGTPVNLPAPPHMAYGVHAAPVPGSVVPGAAMNIGQMPYTMPRTPTAHR, encoded by the exons ATGACGGTGGAGGAAGTTAGTGATGGTTCTGTGTGGAGTAGGGAGGATGATATTGCCTTTGAGAGAGCTCTAGCCAATAATACCGATGAATCAGAGGAACGGTGGGAGAAGATTGCTGCAGACGTTCCAGGCAAAAGTGTTGAACAGATTAAAGAACATTACGAGCTTTTAGTTGAAGATGTTACTAGGATTGAATCAGGATGTGTGCCTCTTCCTGCCTATGGGTCTCCTGAAGGATCGAATGGCCATGCTGGTGATGAAGGAGCAAGTAGTAAGAAAGGAGGTAACAGTCATGCGGGAGAGTCTAACCAAGCAGGTAAATCAAAGTCCGATCAAGAACGACGAAAGGGTATCGCGTGGACAGAAGATGAGCACAG GTTATTTCTTCTTGGTTTGGATAAGTACGGGAAAGGTGATTGGCGTAGCATTTCTCGCAACTTTGTAGTAACAAGAACACCGACCCAAGTTGCGAGCCATGCTCAAAAGTATTTCATTCGTCTAAATTCAATGAACAAAGACAGAAGGCGATCAAGCATTCACGACATCACTAGTGTTGGCAACGCAGATGTCTCAACGCCACAAGGACCAATCACTGGTCAGAACAACagcaataacaacaacaacaacaacaacaacaacagttcTCCTGCTGTTGCTGGAGGAGGAAACAAATCAGCCAAGCAAGCCGTCTCTCAAGCACCACCTGGACCTCCTATGTATGGAACACCCGCCATAGGTCAGCCAGCAGTTGGAACACCAGTGAACCTCCCAGCTCCACCTCACATGGCTTATGGAGTTCATGCGGCTCCAGTCCCTGGCTCAGTGGTTCCTGGTGCAGCAATGAACATTGGTCAAATGCCGTACACCATGCCGCGTACACCAACGGCTCATAGGTAA